From the genome of Pseudomonas sp. TMP9, one region includes:
- the urtA gene encoding urea ABC transporter substrate-binding protein, translating into MDSPTRFLPRRLALGAAALSLLAASVFSQMAVADVNTTGLAITDTEVTVGQLHSATGTMAISETGSIQAERLAIEQINASGGILGRQIKIIQEDGASDWPTFAEKAKKLLVGDKVAAVFGCWTSASRKAVLPIFEKENGLLYYPTFYEGLEQSKNVIYTGQEATQQILAGLDWIAKEKEAKTFYLIGSDYIWPRTSMKIARKHIENVLGGKVVGEDYYPLGNTQFGSLINKVKLKKPDVVFTAVVGGSNVAFYKQMKAAGVNSAKQTLLTLSVTEDELLGIGGENMEGFYASMKYFQSLDNPNNAAFVEAFKAKYGQDSVIGDVTQAAYLGPWLWKAAVEKAGSFDVDKVAAASPGIELTTAPEGYVKVHENHHLWSKTRIGQVQADGQFKVVFESDLIEPNPFPKGYQ; encoded by the coding sequence ATGGATTCACCAACTCGCTTTCTCCCTCGTCGGCTAGCGTTGGGTGCTGCGGCGCTCTCGCTGCTGGCGGCCAGTGTGTTCAGCCAGATGGCTGTGGCGGACGTTAATACCACCGGCCTGGCCATCACCGATACGGAGGTGACGGTTGGCCAGCTGCATTCGGCCACGGGCACCATGGCTATTTCCGAAACCGGCTCGATCCAGGCTGAGCGTCTGGCCATTGAGCAGATCAACGCCAGTGGCGGCATCCTCGGCCGGCAGATCAAAATCATTCAGGAAGACGGCGCTTCCGATTGGCCAACTTTTGCCGAAAAAGCCAAGAAGCTGTTGGTTGGCGACAAGGTAGCGGCCGTATTTGGTTGCTGGACCTCGGCCTCACGCAAAGCGGTGCTGCCGATATTCGAGAAAGAAAACGGTTTGCTTTACTACCCAACTTTTTATGAAGGGTTGGAGCAGTCGAAGAATGTCATCTACACCGGTCAGGAAGCCACCCAGCAGATCCTAGCGGGCCTCGACTGGATCGCTAAAGAGAAGGAAGCCAAAACCTTTTACCTGATTGGCTCTGACTATATCTGGCCGCGCACCTCGATGAAGATCGCGCGTAAGCACATCGAGAATGTGCTCGGTGGCAAGGTTGTCGGCGAGGACTACTACCCGCTGGGCAACACCCAGTTCGGTTCGTTGATCAACAAGGTCAAGCTGAAGAAGCCTGACGTGGTCTTCACCGCTGTAGTGGGCGGCTCCAACGTGGCGTTCTACAAGCAGATGAAAGCGGCTGGCGTGAACAGCGCTAAGCAGACCCTGCTGACCTTGTCGGTGACTGAGGACGAATTGCTGGGCATTGGCGGCGAGAATATGGAAGGTTTTTACGCCTCCATGAAGTACTTCCAGAGCCTCGACAACCCCAACAACGCCGCGTTTGTTGAAGCCTTCAAAGCCAAGTACGGCCAGGATTCGGTCATCGGCGATGTAACTCAGGCGGCCTACCTTGGCCCATGGTTGTGGAAAGCCGCGGTTGAGAAAGCCGGCAGCTTTGACGTCGACAAGGTCGCCGCCGCTTCCCCAGGCATTGAGCTGACCACCGCCCCTGAAGGCTACGTCAAGGTTCATGAAAACCATCACCTGTGGAGCAAGACCCGCATTGGCCAGGTGCAAGCTGATGGCCAGTTCAAGGTGGTCTTCGAATCCGACCTGATCGAGCCAAACCCTTTCCCTAAGGGCTACCAGTAA
- a CDS encoding ATP-binding protein produces MQPTGTQRIVKIRRDYNSWVADETMEDYALRFTPKSFRKWSELRIGNTALSAVSFLALEAIGGALALSYGFTNTLWAILAVSLVIFLTGLPISYYAARYGVDMDLLTRGAGFGYMGSTITSLIYASFTFLFFALEAAIMALALEMYFNIPLALAYVICSVIIIPLVAYGITLINRLQMWSQPLWLFLLFLPYVFIISKNPEAFSEWTTFAGREGEGGAFNLLHFGAACTVALALVTQIGEQVDYLRFLPEKTSRNRKRWWAALLMAGPGWIIPGALKMLAGAFLAFLALQHEIPMEHAAEPTQMYLVAFTYVFSSPEWALAAMVLFVIVSQIKINLTNAYAGSLAWSNFFARVTHSHPGRVVWLVFNVAIALILMELGVFQAIEEVLGLYANIAIAWIGAVVADLVINKPLGLSPKHIEFKRAHLYDINPVGVGAMLIASLLSVLAHAGLFGQLAQAASPVVALGSAMLFAPLIAWLTGGRYYLARSSDPLLLYPLGVTTTVDCGLCSNAFETEDMAFCPAYSTPICSLCCSLDARCDDACKPQARMSEQLDELIHWLFPRVSIPRLHSRLAQYLGLLTVLMLLLFGALALIYSQISQGLVAQSPEAQETLYLEFLKAFLTLSLFAAILAWWVVLTRESRRVAQEESDRQTQLLMQEIEAHRKTDEALQKAKEASEAANAAKSRYVTGLSHELRTPLNSILGYTQILQRDADMPGQHKDALGTIFRSGSHLLALIDGLLDVAKIEAGKLNLEPSEIPFPEFIHQLERMFTPQAEEKGLRFRLDISGRMPAVVRGDEKRVQQILINLLGNAVRFTDSGEVCLRVSYLRETASFEIVDTGIGIDPEQMERLFQPFERGDLMRQDNGVGLGLTITRMLTSLMGGELSVKSVLHQGTRFQVRLFLSEVRVPQAVVHVEHDIIGYQGSRRRILVVDDHIEHRRVLAGMLEPLGFEIIQAASGQEAIRQTALLHPDLILMDLSMPLMDGWETSRLIRRNAMSHAPIIVISANAFADDRERSVASECNDYLAKPVHTPELLERIHKHLALKWLRRSTPRPKPAPAVSVLPSASDLDALRELGALGYIRGIQEKLDAIDQLTPASVSFTAPLRALVKGYRLDEFNRQLKEVEHHYADQST; encoded by the coding sequence GTGCAACCGACCGGCACTCAGCGCATCGTTAAGATCCGCCGCGACTACAACAGCTGGGTCGCTGACGAAACCATGGAAGACTACGCCCTGAGGTTTACTCCCAAGTCGTTTCGCAAGTGGTCCGAACTGCGCATCGGTAATACTGCTTTGAGTGCGGTGTCATTTCTTGCATTGGAGGCGATCGGCGGTGCCTTAGCGCTGAGTTACGGCTTCACCAATACGCTGTGGGCCATTCTCGCGGTGAGCTTGGTGATTTTCCTTACTGGCCTACCGATCAGCTACTACGCCGCCCGTTATGGCGTGGATATGGACCTGCTGACCCGTGGTGCGGGCTTCGGCTATATGGGCTCGACCATCACCTCGCTCATCTATGCCAGCTTCACCTTTCTATTTTTCGCCCTTGAGGCGGCGATCATGGCCCTGGCCCTAGAGATGTATTTCAACATCCCCTTGGCGCTGGCCTATGTGATCTGTTCGGTGATCATCATTCCGCTGGTGGCCTACGGCATTACGCTTATCAACCGATTACAAATGTGGAGCCAGCCACTTTGGCTGTTTCTGCTGTTTCTGCCCTACGTATTCATCATCAGCAAAAACCCTGAAGCCTTCAGTGAATGGACCACCTTTGCCGGGCGCGAAGGCGAAGGTGGCGCCTTTAACCTGCTGCATTTCGGCGCGGCATGCACCGTGGCCTTAGCACTGGTCACGCAGATCGGCGAGCAGGTCGACTACCTGCGTTTCCTGCCAGAAAAAACCTCGCGTAATCGCAAGCGCTGGTGGGCGGCGCTGCTGATGGCCGGTCCCGGCTGGATCATCCCTGGCGCGTTGAAAATGCTCGCTGGAGCCTTTCTCGCCTTTCTCGCCCTGCAGCATGAAATACCCATGGAGCATGCAGCCGAACCGACGCAGATGTACCTGGTGGCGTTCACCTATGTGTTCAGCTCGCCTGAGTGGGCGCTGGCGGCCATGGTTCTGTTTGTTATCGTCAGCCAAATCAAGATCAATTTGACTAACGCCTATGCCGGCTCGCTGGCGTGGTCAAATTTCTTTGCCCGCGTCACCCACAGTCACCCCGGACGTGTGGTGTGGCTGGTGTTCAACGTGGCCATCGCCTTGATTTTGATGGAGCTGGGCGTGTTTCAGGCGATCGAGGAGGTGCTCGGTCTGTATGCCAATATTGCCATTGCTTGGATCGGTGCAGTGGTCGCCGACTTGGTGATCAATAAACCGCTAGGGCTGTCACCCAAACACATCGAATTCAAGCGGGCACACCTCTACGACATCAACCCCGTGGGCGTTGGCGCCATGCTGATTGCCTCTTTGTTATCGGTCTTAGCCCACGCCGGACTATTCGGCCAGCTAGCCCAAGCCGCATCGCCGGTTGTCGCGTTGGGCTCGGCGATGCTATTTGCACCCCTGATTGCCTGGTTGACCGGTGGCCGTTACTACCTAGCCCGCAGCAGTGACCCGTTACTGCTGTACCCACTCGGCGTCACCACCACTGTGGATTGCGGCCTGTGCAGCAACGCCTTTGAAACCGAAGACATGGCCTTCTGTCCGGCTTACAGCACACCCATTTGCTCGCTGTGCTGCTCACTTGATGCCCGTTGTGATGATGCCTGCAAACCACAGGCACGTATGTCTGAACAGCTTGACGAGCTTATTCACTGGCTGTTTCCCAGGGTCTCAATTCCACGCTTGCACAGTCGCTTGGCGCAATATCTGGGCCTGCTGACTGTACTGATGCTGCTGTTATTCGGTGCCTTAGCGCTGATCTATAGCCAGATCTCCCAAGGCTTGGTGGCGCAATCCCCAGAGGCGCAGGAGACTCTTTACCTGGAGTTTCTCAAAGCCTTCCTGACGCTCTCATTGTTCGCCGCTATTCTTGCTTGGTGGGTGGTTTTAACCCGCGAAAGTAGACGTGTGGCGCAAGAAGAATCCGATCGCCAGACCCAACTGTTGATGCAAGAAATCGAAGCCCACCGGAAAACTGACGAAGCCTTACAGAAAGCCAAGGAAGCCAGTGAGGCGGCTAACGCGGCAAAAAGTCGCTATGTCACCGGGTTGTCGCATGAGCTGCGCACGCCGCTCAACAGCATCCTCGGCTACACCCAGATTCTGCAACGTGATGCCGACATGCCCGGGCAGCACAAAGATGCTCTGGGCACCATCTTTCGCAGCGGCTCGCACCTGCTGGCGCTGATCGATGGGCTGCTCGATGTGGCCAAGATTGAGGCTGGCAAACTCAACCTAGAACCGAGCGAAATCCCCTTTCCAGAATTTATTCACCAGCTTGAACGTATGTTTACCCCGCAGGCCGAAGAAAAGGGCCTGCGCTTTCGCCTGGACATAAGCGGGCGCATGCCGGCGGTGGTTCGCGGCGATGAAAAGCGCGTACAGCAAATTCTGATCAACCTACTCGGCAATGCGGTGCGCTTCACTGACAGCGGCGAAGTCTGCCTGCGCGTCAGCTACCTACGCGAAACCGCCAGTTTCGAAATCGTCGACACCGGTATAGGCATCGATCCAGAGCAGATGGAGCGGCTCTTTCAACCCTTCGAGCGCGGCGACCTGATGCGCCAAGATAATGGTGTCGGTCTCGGCTTGACCATTACGCGCATGCTGACCTCCTTGATGGGCGGTGAACTGTCGGTAAAAAGCGTGTTGCATCAGGGCACCCGCTTTCAGGTCCGCCTGTTCCTCTCCGAGGTGCGGGTGCCTCAAGCGGTGGTGCATGTGGAACACGACATTATTGGCTACCAAGGTTCGCGCCGAAGGATCCTCGTGGTGGACGACCACATCGAACACCGCCGCGTACTGGCCGGTATGCTCGAGCCACTGGGTTTCGAGATTATCCAGGCCGCCAGCGGTCAGGAAGCGATTCGCCAAACGGCCCTGCTTCACCCTGACTTGATCCTGATGGACCTGTCGATGCCCTTAATGGATGGCTGGGAAACCAGCCGACTGATACGCCGCAATGCTATGTCCCACGCTCCGATCATCGTGATCTCTGCCAACGCCTTTGCTGATGACCGTGAACGCAGCGTGGCGTCGGAATGCAACGACTACTTGGCTAAGCCAGTGCACACGCCGGAGTTACTCGAGCGTATCCACAAGCACCTTGCGCTTAAGTGGTTGCGGCGCTCAACACCACGGCCAAAACCAGCCCCTGCAGTTTCCGTGTTGCCAAGTGCCAGCGATCTCGACGCATTGCGCGAACTTGGAGCTCTTGGCTACATCCGAGGCATACAGGAGAAACTCGATGCCATTGATCAGCTAACGCCCGCCAGCGTCAGTTTCACTGCGCCCCTAAGAGCCTTGGTGAAAGGCTACCGCTTGGACGAATTTAACCGCCAACTCAAGGAGGTCGAGCATCACTATGCAGATCAATCCACCTGA
- a CDS encoding response regulator produces MQINPPDQSPSPAERGVILIVDDTPDNLALLSDALDEVGYMVLVALDGLSALSRIQRRRPDLILLDAMMPGLDGFETCQRIKADPGSADIPVLFMTALTDSEHVVKGFAAGGIDYVTKPINTEEVLARVASHLRTARILQTARAASQAQPLTLNDQPAHAMLSARFQLTGREVDVLRWVACGKTNRDIGDILGLSPRTVNKHLEHVYIKLGVETRTAATSVALSAMAERA; encoded by the coding sequence ATGCAGATCAATCCACCTGACCAAAGTCCCAGCCCAGCAGAGCGCGGGGTGATCCTAATCGTCGATGACACACCGGACAACTTGGCCCTGCTCTCTGATGCGCTGGACGAAGTAGGCTATATGGTACTGGTAGCGCTGGATGGCTTGAGCGCCCTAAGCCGTATCCAGCGCCGACGCCCCGACCTTATTCTGCTGGATGCAATGATGCCCGGGCTGGATGGCTTCGAGACCTGCCAGCGAATCAAGGCTGACCCTGGCTCCGCTGATATCCCAGTGCTATTCATGACCGCACTGACTGACAGCGAGCATGTGGTCAAAGGCTTCGCGGCCGGCGGCATTGATTACGTAACCAAACCGATCAACACCGAGGAAGTACTTGCCCGGGTGGCCTCGCACTTGCGCACCGCACGCATCCTGCAAACAGCACGAGCGGCCAGCCAAGCACAACCGCTGACGCTCAACGACCAACCAGCCCATGCCATGCTCTCAGCGCGCTTTCAGCTTACCGGGCGCGAAGTAGACGTATTGCGCTGGGTGGCTTGCGGCAAAACCAACCGAGATATTGGCGATATTCTCGGCCTCAGCCCGCGCACAGTGAACAAACATTTGGAGCACGTTTACATCAAACTCGGGGTCGAAACCCGCACAGCGGCCACCTCAGTTGCACTCTCAGCGATGGCCGAGCGCGCTTGA
- a CDS encoding methyl-accepting chemotaxis protein, which produces MKTVLYPAIVLMNRLSFGMKFSLISVLFFLPMLVTNFYLVRDSYRQFVSTQAALESIDLLGESLTLRRNIEDFVDLSEINSVIGQSGQAGDLDARAATLHKTIASSLQGMAAVVREAEQVDEFNAKRDELIAELAAVQNESSVQGKIALAEKLLGSSQVFIKLIASQAGLSQDRQGSVRQMIELISVATPKVTEALSEGRAIGAYSLGQGFLNSASSTTFDELLLDLEKLHAEYGLSLQATLNASPQARTELAGQAASSLDTLKTMAVLFEDKVVIADTLDMPWAQYYSDVSAAMAQTYELNSAVLAYLDKRLQVRLEENRVQMALLVAALLVVFLLILYLYGGFYVSIRTTLKSLGQVMNQVAAGDMTVSFKPQSRDELGELGQVFNETVSKIHQLIERVGQTVVEVERQAVRVQQVSEESNQAVAGQRGQIDQVATAMNEMSATAQEVASSAAAAVSSAQSVNDETVSGRALVELQVGSIQRLAGEIDQSMTVINKLATDSASISQVLDVIKGIAEQTNLLALNAAIEAARAGEQGRGFAVVADEVRNLAKRTQQSTQEIEAMIAKLQSGVGAAVKSMSSSHKMADNTVSESDKVQQALENILGAVGMIVDQNQQIATAAEEQTAVAHDIDQNIVEISQAGERTAEGASHTEQASRELSGSVAQLKQLISAFRV; this is translated from the coding sequence GTGAAGACCGTGTTGTATCCGGCCATTGTGCTGATGAATCGCCTTAGTTTCGGCATGAAATTCAGTTTGATCAGCGTGCTGTTTTTTCTGCCCATGCTGGTCACCAATTTCTATCTCGTACGAGACTCCTACCGACAATTTGTCAGCACTCAGGCGGCGCTTGAGAGCATTGATCTGCTGGGCGAAAGCCTGACATTGCGGCGCAACATTGAAGACTTTGTCGACTTAAGCGAGATCAACTCAGTGATCGGCCAGTCCGGTCAGGCGGGTGATCTTGATGCGCGCGCGGCGACCCTTCACAAAACCATTGCCAGCTCGCTGCAGGGCATGGCGGCGGTGGTCCGCGAAGCGGAACAGGTTGATGAGTTCAATGCCAAGCGCGATGAACTGATCGCCGAGCTGGCGGCCGTGCAAAACGAGTCGTCCGTGCAAGGCAAAATCGCCTTAGCGGAAAAACTGCTGGGTTCCTCGCAAGTGTTTATCAAGCTGATCGCCAGCCAAGCCGGTTTGAGCCAAGACCGTCAGGGCTCAGTGCGGCAGATGATTGAGCTGATCAGCGTGGCCACGCCGAAGGTCACTGAGGCGCTGAGTGAAGGGCGGGCAATCGGTGCCTACTCGTTAGGCCAGGGCTTCCTTAACTCCGCATCCAGCACCACTTTTGATGAGCTGTTGTTGGACTTGGAAAAGCTCCACGCCGAGTACGGTTTGAGTTTGCAAGCCACGCTCAATGCCAGCCCACAGGCTCGCACCGAGTTGGCCGGCCAAGCAGCAAGCAGCTTGGATACGTTAAAAACCATGGCGGTCTTGTTTGAGGACAAAGTGGTAATCGCCGACACGCTGGACATGCCGTGGGCGCAGTACTACAGCGACGTCAGTGCGGCAATGGCGCAAACCTATGAGCTCAATAGCGCTGTGCTGGCGTACCTCGATAAGCGATTGCAGGTGCGTTTGGAAGAGAACCGCGTGCAGATGGCGCTGCTGGTAGCGGCTCTGTTGGTGGTTTTTCTGCTGATTCTCTATCTGTATGGCGGCTTCTATGTGTCGATCCGCACCACGCTTAAAAGCCTTGGTCAGGTGATGAACCAGGTGGCTGCCGGCGACATGACGGTCAGCTTCAAGCCGCAAAGCCGCGATGAACTGGGCGAGCTGGGCCAAGTCTTTAATGAAACGGTGAGTAAGATTCACCAGTTGATTGAACGCGTCGGTCAGACGGTGGTTGAAGTTGAGCGTCAAGCCGTTCGGGTGCAGCAGGTTTCCGAGGAAAGTAACCAAGCGGTAGCGGGCCAGCGCGGGCAGATTGATCAAGTGGCCACGGCCATGAATGAAATGTCGGCAACCGCTCAGGAAGTGGCGAGCAGTGCTGCCGCGGCGGTGAGCAGCGCGCAGAGTGTTAATGATGAAACGGTCAGCGGCCGCGCACTGGTTGAGTTGCAAGTGGGTAGCATCCAGCGTTTAGCTGGGGAAATTGACCAGTCCATGACGGTGATTAACAAGCTGGCCACTGACAGCGCCTCGATCAGTCAGGTGCTGGATGTGATTAAGGGCATTGCCGAGCAGACCAACTTGCTGGCGCTAAACGCTGCCATCGAGGCCGCCCGAGCGGGTGAGCAGGGGCGCGGTTTTGCCGTGGTCGCCGATGAGGTGCGCAATTTGGCTAAGCGCACTCAGCAGTCCACCCAAGAGATTGAGGCAATGATCGCTAAGCTGCAAAGCGGTGTAGGCGCGGCGGTTAAGTCGATGAGTTCCAGTCACAAAATGGCAGACAACACGGTGAGTGAATCTGACAAGGTGCAGCAGGCGCTGGAGAATATCCTCGGCGCAGTCGGCATGATTGTTGACCAGAACCAGCAAATCGCCACGGCCGCCGAAGAGCAAACGGCCGTGGCCCACGATATCGACCAGAACATTGTTGAGATCAGCCAGGCGGGTGAGCGCACCGCCGAAGGTGCCAGCCATACCGAGCAGGCCAGTCGCGAGCTGTCTGGTTCGGTGGCACAGTTGAAACAGCTGATCAGCGCGTTCCGCGTCTGA
- a CDS encoding ROK family protein, whose amino-acid sequence MHTPLKLGIDLGGSKIEIIALDNGRQVLRRRMPTPQGDYPQTVSKIADLVEACERELGCRGSVGVGIPGTRSPDHGRIKNANSQCLIGQDLQGDLEQRLQRPVRLANDADCFALSEACDGAGAGAASVFGVILGTGVGGGLVVNRQLLSGPNAIAGEWGHNPLPWRRSEDGPARRCYCGQDDCIETFLSGPGWAARSGLGMAASALVSAAEAGNPAAQLAFTRYCDQLARGLASVINLIDPYVIVLGGGLSNSAALYAEVAPLLPRYVFSDKVNTRLLQAQHGDSSGVRGAAWLWSE is encoded by the coding sequence ATGCACACACCTCTAAAGCTGGGCATTGATCTGGGTGGCAGCAAAATCGAAATCATCGCCCTCGACAACGGTCGCCAAGTATTACGCCGACGCATGCCGACGCCACAAGGTGATTATCCACAAACCGTCAGCAAGATCGCCGATTTGGTCGAAGCCTGCGAGCGCGAGCTAGGCTGTCGCGGCAGCGTCGGTGTTGGCATCCCCGGCACACGCTCCCCCGACCATGGCCGTATCAAAAACGCCAACTCGCAATGCCTGATTGGCCAAGACTTGCAGGGTGATCTTGAGCAGCGCCTGCAACGCCCCGTGCGCCTAGCCAATGACGCCGATTGCTTTGCCCTTTCAGAGGCCTGTGACGGCGCCGGAGCTGGGGCGGCTAGTGTCTTCGGGGTAATTCTTGGCACCGGCGTCGGTGGCGGACTTGTGGTGAATCGGCAACTGCTCAGCGGCCCGAATGCCATTGCCGGAGAATGGGGGCATAACCCCCTGCCATGGCGGCGCAGCGAGGACGGCCCAGCCCGGCGTTGCTACTGCGGCCAAGATGACTGCATCGAAACCTTTTTAAGCGGCCCGGGCTGGGCCGCGCGCAGTGGCCTTGGCATGGCTGCGAGCGCCTTAGTCAGCGCAGCTGAGGCCGGCAATCCAGCAGCACAACTGGCCTTCACTCGTTATTGCGACCAACTGGCGCGCGGCCTGGCCTCGGTGATTAACCTGATTGACCCGTATGTCATCGTCCTCGGCGGCGGCCTTTCTAACAGCGCCGCGCTTTACGCTGAAGTTGCGCCATTGCTGCCGCGCTATGTCTTCTCCGACAAGGTCAATACACGCCTGTTACAGGCCCAACATGGCGACTCCAGCGGTGTGCGCGGTGCTGCATGGCTATGGAGCGAATAG
- the ampE gene encoding regulatory signaling modulator protein AmpE → MNFLVLLLVLWVEKFSAWRNRIQNDGHWLRFLATTESKPRWAERPWLALALLVLLPLLGLGLILQLLEPVAYGWLVLPVHLLVVIYSLGRGDLLAALGPFRDSWRRGDAEAAYLVARRDLALEADDEGTLLHSVQGYLVWQAYQSFFAVIFWYALLGPLAALAYRLIALTCEHATAPALREAAAQVRHGFDWLPVRVLAASFALVGNFAGVSRTLLHELLSWDISAAQLVTNTARAAGEIPEPVIGEAGVSSLDGLWQLLVRAAVFWYAGFAVWTLLI, encoded by the coding sequence ATGAATTTTCTAGTGCTACTGCTGGTGCTGTGGGTCGAAAAGTTTTCGGCTTGGCGTAACCGCATTCAAAATGACGGGCATTGGCTGCGCTTTTTGGCAACGACTGAAAGCAAACCGCGCTGGGCTGAGCGGCCTTGGTTGGCGTTGGCGCTGCTGGTGCTGCTGCCACTGTTAGGGTTAGGGCTGATTCTGCAGCTGCTAGAACCTGTGGCTTATGGCTGGCTGGTTTTGCCAGTGCATCTGTTGGTGGTGATTTACAGCTTGGGTCGTGGTGATTTGCTCGCCGCGCTTGGGCCGTTTCGTGACAGCTGGCGCCGAGGCGATGCTGAGGCGGCGTATCTAGTTGCCCGACGCGATTTAGCATTGGAAGCAGATGACGAAGGCACATTGCTGCATAGCGTGCAGGGCTATTTGGTTTGGCAGGCGTACCAGAGCTTTTTTGCGGTGATATTTTGGTACGCGCTGTTAGGGCCTTTGGCGGCGTTGGCCTATCGGCTGATTGCCCTGACCTGCGAGCATGCCACTGCGCCTGCTTTGCGTGAGGCTGCCGCACAAGTGCGCCACGGGTTCGACTGGTTGCCGGTGCGCGTGTTGGCCGCGAGCTTCGCCTTGGTCGGTAACTTTGCTGGGGTTAGCCGCACGTTACTGCATGAGCTGCTCAGTTGGGATATCAGCGCCGCGCAGTTGGTGACTAACACGGCGCGCGCCGCTGGCGAGATACCCGAGCCGGTGATTGGCGAGGCTGGGGTCAGCAGTTTGGACGGTCTCTGGCAATTGTTGGTGCGCGCGGCGGTGTTCTGGTACGCGGGCTTTGCTGTGTGGACCCTGCTTATTTGA
- the ampD gene encoding 1,6-anhydro-N-acetylmuramyl-L-alanine amidase AmpD, translating to MQLDPCSGWCDGVRHCPSPNFNQRPLGEVSLLVIHNISLPPGEFGTGKVQAFFQNRLDAAEHPYFAGIANLQVSAHFYIERDGVVTQFVGCNERAWHAGQSRFAERENCNDFSLGIELEGTDDLPFTGVQYVALIELVQQLQATYPAITLARMCGHSDIAPGRKTDPGSAFDWTRLRAALQQDKELK from the coding sequence ATGCAGCTAGACCCCTGCAGCGGCTGGTGCGATGGCGTCCGGCACTGCCCGTCCCCGAACTTCAATCAGCGGCCGCTGGGCGAAGTTTCGCTGTTGGTGATTCATAACATCAGCTTGCCGCCTGGTGAGTTTGGTACGGGTAAGGTGCAGGCGTTTTTTCAGAATCGTTTGGACGCAGCCGAGCATCCCTATTTCGCGGGCATTGCTAACCTGCAGGTGTCTGCGCATTTCTATATTGAGCGCGATGGCGTGGTCACGCAATTTGTTGGCTGTAATGAGCGCGCTTGGCATGCCGGGCAATCACGGTTTGCCGAGCGGGAAAACTGTAATGATTTTTCCCTAGGCATTGAGCTTGAAGGTACCGATGATCTGCCTTTCACTGGCGTACAGTACGTCGCGCTAATCGAGTTGGTTCAGCAGCTGCAAGCGACTTATCCAGCCATCACCCTGGCGCGTATGTGCGGGCATAGCGACATTGCCCCAGGGCGTAAGACTGACCCCGGCTCAGCATTCGACTGGACACGTTTACGTGCGGCATTGCAGCAAGACAAGGAGCTGAAATGA